The genomic DNA TTTGCTCTGTAATAAACCACTGCAAAAACACTTGAGTAGCATGGTCCTTATCCGCTACGGCTAAGTCAGTTAATGCATTTATTCGCTTGGTAACTAACTGCTCGTGCGCCAAGCTCCTAGCAAACAAGTCGACCAACGACTCGTAAACGCTCTCAGGCTTCTCTATAGCCAAAAACTCAACATCTGCGTCTTGGGCTAATAAATATTCATAAAACTTCTTAGCATGCATAAACTCTTCTTGCGCTTGAATCTCGAACCAATGGGCAAAACCATTTCGCACTATTGAGCGACAATACGCCGACATCGCAAGATAAAGATAGGAGGAGGACAATTCAAGGTTTAATTGCTCATTAAGCTGTTTCTGCATTTTATCGCTAATCATAATGTTTCGCTCCAATTATCGCCTAACCCAATAAGCCAAATCTAGAAAACCACTTCCTAGTGGATAGTAGCTTCCCTAGGAAAAATTTGCAAAAGCTAGCTTTAAAATAGTCTCTTGCTCCATATTATGAGCCTTAGGAGATCCAGTAGCAGGGCTTGCACTAGCAGAACGCTTCACAGAGTTAACTCTCATCTCACCAGCTACGCGCTCTATACGTGGAAGCACAAAAAATAGTGGCCCCATATTTGCCGGCTCCTCTTGAACCCACGTTAGCATTTGCGCATGTGGATAGCGCCCAATAGCTTCTTTAAGTTCATTTTCAGGAAAAGGATATAACTGCTCTATGCTAACAATAGCTGAATCCGTATTGTTTTGCTTCTTTCGCTCTGCCCTTAACTCATGCGTTATCTTTCCGCTAGAAATTATTATGCGCTTTGCATCTTCATACCCGGGCTCAGTGCCTATCAAGTTAAAGCAGCCATCCGTA from Deltaproteobacteria bacterium includes the following:
- a CDS encoding ferritin: MISDKMQKQLNEQLNLELSSSYLYLAMSAYCRSIVRNGFAHWFEIQAQEEFMHAKKFYEYLLAQDADVEFLAIEKPESVYESLVDLFARSLAHEQLVTKRINALTDLAVADKDHATQVFLQWFITEQIEEENSARSIIESLSQIADSKEGLFLLDLEMGKRVAETGANA